A window of the Schlesneria paludicola DSM 18645 genome harbors these coding sequences:
- a CDS encoding sigma-54-dependent transcriptional regulator, translating into MLKRTNSILIVEDEDIIRSSLREFLVDEGYQVGVASSVVTGMLQAKKQDFDVAICDVQLPDGDGLDLLRRLQQLNPSLSGLIITAYATVENAVEAFKSGAFDYLVKPVIFDDLSNKLRRLFEYRELYLENQALRRELSRRDNRDEIVGSSKAIRQVQDAIRKVAVTNATLLLVGESGTGKELFARTAHQWGTKQNERFMVANCSTRPESDLDSLLFGSVGNANPQPGLFRLVGHGTLFLDEVAQLPLATQMKLLRAIEKLEATPLGGSEPYKIHARVIAATTRDLSAEIEAGRFQEDLFYRLDGSKICIPPLRERLDDIPELVESFISKHSRAMGRKATLASSDTIRLLMSSQWRGNVRQLDNAIERAVMMCEGTHVRPTDLPPDLRGADQPLPDTDDLRSALRHYERLHILRVLDQCPDKREAAKRLKLGLSSLYRKIEELGIDL; encoded by the coding sequence ATGCTCAAACGCACGAATTCGATCTTGATCGTTGAAGACGAAGACATCATTCGGAGTTCGCTTCGTGAATTCCTTGTTGACGAGGGATATCAAGTTGGTGTCGCATCGTCGGTGGTCACCGGAATGTTGCAGGCCAAAAAGCAGGATTTCGACGTCGCGATCTGCGATGTGCAACTGCCCGATGGAGACGGTTTGGACCTGCTTCGCCGGCTACAGCAGCTGAACCCCAGCCTGTCCGGCCTGATCATCACAGCGTATGCCACCGTCGAGAACGCGGTTGAAGCGTTCAAGTCCGGAGCCTTCGACTATCTCGTCAAGCCCGTCATTTTTGATGACCTGTCCAATAAGTTGCGGCGACTGTTCGAGTACCGGGAATTGTATCTGGAGAATCAAGCCCTGCGGCGCGAACTGTCGCGACGGGATAATCGCGACGAAATCGTCGGATCAAGCAAAGCGATTCGACAGGTCCAGGATGCGATTCGCAAGGTGGCCGTTACCAATGCGACGCTGCTGCTGGTGGGAGAGTCGGGAACGGGGAAAGAGCTGTTTGCCAGGACGGCCCACCAGTGGGGGACGAAGCAGAACGAACGATTCATGGTGGCGAACTGTTCGACACGCCCCGAAAGTGATCTCGATTCCCTGCTGTTCGGATCGGTTGGCAATGCGAACCCTCAACCGGGATTGTTCCGGCTCGTCGGACACGGAACCCTGTTCCTCGACGAAGTGGCTCAGTTGCCGCTCGCGACGCAGATGAAACTGCTGCGTGCGATCGAGAAACTCGAGGCGACTCCGCTCGGTGGATCGGAACCCTATAAGATTCATGCCCGCGTGATTGCCGCCACCACGCGGGACCTTTCGGCCGAAATTGAAGCCGGGCGATTCCAGGAAGACTTGTTCTATCGATTGGACGGATCCAAGATTTGCATTCCACCGCTTCGTGAGCGTCTGGACGATATTCCCGAACTGGTCGAATCGTTCATCAGCAAGCACAGCCGTGCGATGGGACGCAAGGCAACGCTGGCCTCGAGCGACACCATCCGGCTGCTGATGTCGTCACAATGGCGCGGCAATGTCCGGCAGCTCGACAATGCGATCGAACGCGCCGTAATGATGTGCGAGGGAACACATGTGCGGCCCACCGATCTGCCACCGGACCTCCGCGGTGCCGATCAGCCTCTGCCCGACACGGACGACTTGCGGTCCGCCCTGCGCCACTACGAACGCCTGCACATTTTGCGCGTCCTTGACCAGTGCCCCGACAAACGCGAGGCCGCCAAACGCTTGAAATTAGGGCTGTCCAGCCTGTATCGGAAGATCGAGGAATTGGGCATCGATCTTTGA